A genomic segment from Streptomyces sp. AM 4-1-1 encodes:
- a CDS encoding transcriptional regulator has protein sequence MGSSDPVAAVLDRIPFDGPVPPLPDPAERVRLREAFGWTVTQMGQANEVRRETVWTWESDPPRTPRGEKGQRYARILAYFAAELARSGVQDGSANLEPEPEPEAAAAEATPLEFDFEIEDPPELSWPDPEPAPAPALTETSELEFDAPDSWTALPEGVTRRCVRCGQPTSSVVDGQPRHVHLQAMAAMGMPRCGTRSTAPAAPASAPRNESATPTPTVAATAPVVPEATGTAPTDRAAAAHSAPAPAAPRRPATTTAPRRRTVKKPAAKPVPPEYADGPLAVLDITDGALTAHLVDGRTLPCPAKTLQALAAWALDKKKIRLGAAKLHDNGFDQDPLLILTEGAVAHFGLPTDLADQEDLRLPADDRSVKNITKAGWELTKSGFGPWARLFKRLDGKRHCVQLALVPWGALETRAWGKAGALSAGDLAAMLGTYARLVITPRGTLAVTGDELMTALRPPTKAEWSAEEGKYVSAKVAHTLHTVVEPAPCEAPDEHPVVAADYPEEGSRPASEALDEEACIWVRPAELITDDERARTHVAALDVQVAFLAACRRLHVGTGPAIHYPRNPTFDPDLPGSWYLDLSHIETDPRLPSPFTSSGVRPEGPAWYATPTVAYAVELGADVRPMEAWVRETHSPYLQPWYDTLRNAYLTVMAELKVTQDLDDEAFLAAMAGYKDGDPLLVTLANAIKATAKSGIGKLRQRPNLGLDHVFGTPWPALKRRTWRPDIRAMILSKARTNMHRKMHNLATTAGRYPLAVNNDCVVYAVDGVSPLPLLLGPDGEPIRGGFRLGVNPGSVKHQGSQTIDWALDLLVDGVNIANEIKDVSLVRVA, from the coding sequence ATGGGGAGCAGCGACCCGGTAGCGGCTGTGCTCGACCGGATCCCGTTCGACGGCCCGGTTCCGCCACTGCCGGACCCGGCGGAGCGTGTCAGGCTCCGCGAGGCGTTCGGCTGGACGGTGACGCAGATGGGCCAGGCCAACGAGGTGCGCCGCGAGACGGTGTGGACCTGGGAATCGGACCCTCCCCGCACACCGCGCGGCGAGAAGGGGCAGCGGTACGCCCGGATCCTCGCCTACTTCGCCGCCGAGCTTGCTCGCAGTGGGGTGCAGGACGGTTCCGCAAACCTGGAACCCGAGCCCGAGCCCGAGGCAGCCGCCGCGGAGGCGACCCCTCTCGAGTTCGACTTCGAGATCGAGGATCCTCCCGAACTCTCCTGGCCGGACCCCGAACCCGCCCCCGCCCCCGCCCTCACGGAGACGTCGGAACTCGAGTTCGACGCGCCCGACTCCTGGACCGCCCTGCCCGAGGGGGTCACCCGGCGCTGCGTCCGCTGCGGGCAGCCGACGTCGAGCGTCGTGGACGGCCAGCCCCGCCATGTGCACCTCCAGGCCATGGCAGCCATGGGCATGCCCCGTTGCGGCACCCGGTCCACCGCCCCGGCCGCTCCCGCTTCCGCCCCGCGGAACGAGTCCGCGACACCCACGCCCACCGTGGCCGCCACAGCCCCCGTCGTACCGGAAGCCACCGGCACGGCCCCGACGGATCGTGCTGCCGCCGCGCACTCCGCCCCTGCGCCGGCCGCGCCGCGGCGCCCGGCCACCACCACGGCCCCCCGTCGCAGGACGGTCAAGAAGCCGGCCGCAAAGCCGGTGCCCCCGGAGTACGCCGACGGCCCGCTGGCCGTCCTCGACATCACCGACGGCGCCCTGACCGCGCACCTCGTCGACGGCCGCACCCTCCCGTGCCCGGCCAAAACCCTCCAGGCCCTAGCCGCATGGGCACTGGACAAGAAGAAGATCCGCCTGGGAGCGGCCAAGCTCCACGACAACGGCTTCGACCAGGACCCGCTGCTCATCCTCACCGAAGGAGCCGTGGCTCACTTCGGCCTGCCCACCGACCTCGCGGACCAAGAGGATCTGCGCCTGCCGGCCGACGACAGAAGCGTCAAGAACATCACCAAGGCCGGCTGGGAGCTCACCAAGTCCGGCTTCGGCCCATGGGCCAGGCTTTTCAAGCGCCTCGACGGGAAGCGCCACTGCGTTCAGCTCGCCCTCGTGCCCTGGGGCGCGCTGGAGACCCGTGCCTGGGGCAAGGCCGGTGCCCTGTCCGCCGGCGACCTCGCCGCCATGCTCGGCACCTACGCCCGCCTGGTCATCACCCCCCGCGGCACCCTCGCGGTCACCGGCGACGAACTCATGACCGCGCTGCGCCCGCCCACCAAGGCCGAGTGGAGTGCGGAGGAAGGCAAGTACGTTTCGGCGAAGGTGGCCCACACCCTCCACACCGTCGTCGAGCCCGCCCCGTGCGAGGCACCCGACGAACACCCCGTCGTCGCCGCCGACTACCCGGAGGAAGGCTCCCGGCCCGCCAGCGAGGCGCTCGACGAGGAAGCCTGCATCTGGGTCCGCCCCGCCGAACTGATCACCGACGACGAGCGGGCCCGTACCCACGTCGCCGCCCTGGACGTACAGGTGGCCTTCCTCGCCGCCTGCCGGCGCCTCCACGTCGGCACCGGCCCGGCCATCCACTACCCCCGCAACCCCACCTTCGACCCCGACCTGCCCGGCTCCTGGTACCTCGACCTCTCCCACATCGAGACCGACCCGCGCCTGCCCAGCCCCTTTACCTCCAGCGGCGTGCGCCCCGAAGGCCCCGCCTGGTACGCCACCCCCACCGTCGCCTACGCCGTCGAACTCGGCGCCGACGTCCGCCCCATGGAAGCCTGGGTCCGCGAGACCCACAGCCCCTACCTCCAGCCCTGGTACGACACCCTCCGCAACGCCTACTTGACCGTGATGGCAGAGCTCAAAGTCACCCAGGACCTCGACGACGAAGCCTTCCTCGCGGCCATGGCCGGATACAAGGACGGCGACCCGCTCCTGGTGACCCTGGCCAACGCCATCAAGGCCACCGCCAAGTCCGGGATCGGCAAGCTGCGCCAGCGCCCCAACCTCGGCCTCGACCACGTCTTCGGCACCCCGTGGCCGGCCCTGAAACGGCGCACGTGGCGGCCCGACATCCGCGCCATGATCCTGTCGAAGGCGCGAACCAACATGCACCGCAAGATGCACAACCTCGCCACCACCGCGGGCCGGTACCCCCTGGCCGTCAACAACGACTGCGTCGTCTACGCAGTCGACGGCGTGTCCCCGCTGCCCCTCCTGCTCGGCCCCGACGGCGAGCCGATCCGCGGCGGGTTCCGTCTCGGCGTCAACCCCGGCTCGGTCAAGCACCAGGGCTCCCAGACCATCGACTGGGCGCTGGACCTGCTCGTCGACGGAGTGAACATCGCCAACGAAATCAAGGACGTCTCGCTCGTCCGCGTGGCCTGA
- a CDS encoding DUF6354 family protein, with amino-acid sequence MSTSPSPVSSSVGPVRVGQLWQDMAPDMVDRERMLRVVAVTETHAECVVERDNRPGMAGRTARPLALKRFTTSAFRLIEDAVDDADQVLYARFLAAMTGVQGTNPSPMEYATAALRVHHELTAEAAKAHH; translated from the coding sequence GTGAGCACCAGCCCCTCCCCCGTCTCTTCCTCCGTCGGCCCCGTCCGGGTCGGGCAGCTGTGGCAGGACATGGCCCCCGACATGGTCGACCGCGAGCGGATGCTGCGCGTCGTCGCCGTGACGGAGACCCACGCCGAGTGCGTGGTCGAACGCGACAACAGGCCGGGAATGGCCGGCCGCACGGCACGGCCGCTGGCCCTCAAGCGCTTTACGACGAGCGCCTTCAGGCTGATCGAGGATGCCGTTGACGACGCCGACCAGGTCCTCTACGCACGCTTCCTGGCGGCGATGACGGGCGTGCAGGGCACCAACCCGTCGCCCATGGAGTACGCGACCGCGGCGTTGCGCGTGCACCACGAGCTCACCGCCGAGGCGGCGAAGGCCCACCACTGA
- a CDS encoding GFA family protein, with protein MTTTASSSPSAVRRGGCLCGAVRFEVPDVPDAPHLCSCRHCQKLGGGPVMSWVSFPLAGLVWSGREPVWFYTYPQETRRGRCPDCGSHLCALDDGAVSIAFNFGALDDSSDLVPEFQSYAHDAVPWLRPVTDSRSTAAAGS; from the coding sequence GTGACTACCACCGCTTCTTCTTCGCCGTCCGCCGTACGCCGCGGCGGCTGCCTGTGCGGGGCCGTCCGCTTCGAGGTGCCAGATGTTCCTGACGCGCCCCACCTGTGCAGTTGCCGTCACTGCCAGAAACTGGGCGGCGGGCCGGTGATGTCGTGGGTCTCCTTCCCTCTGGCCGGTCTGGTGTGGAGCGGGCGGGAGCCGGTCTGGTTCTACACCTACCCGCAGGAGACCCGGCGCGGGCGCTGCCCCGACTGCGGGAGCCATCTGTGCGCCCTGGACGACGGCGCCGTGAGCATCGCGTTCAACTTCGGCGCCCTGGACGACTCCTCGGACCTCGTCCCGGAGTTCCAGAGCTACGCCCACGACGCGGTGCCGTGGCTCAGGCCGGTCACCGACTCCCGCTCCACAGCCGCCGCGGGCAGCTGA
- a CDS encoding ParA family protein — translation MELYEYNELQSRLDAIVEFDDMSGDAMLAALVEQLRPYLRNVIGSTIGKGGEGKTTLATNLAYMLAEEQANRDSQGKSALPVLYMEIDANGDGRTDLGLDAKAFNDHGKALRDAITNDGPLKVVKNVRPFLDATISGRHCSDIAGRINKLADTHAIAAYLLLALLLAQISHLYRWIVLDFAPGDKAIQRAGLAASTHLVSPIHNTDNAALRGLSTVTRLIRANRRLNPEAQLTAIVFLGFRKVKGEPTTELTNVRIKIEKLLTEAGMDPGLILDEYVRDARSIATLCRNHGRPAREFALAATGQLRDENGELVPRPRDENGRYVDAQSSVNLADDYSKLARGVITRVRQRNAELREKQMQGAS, via the coding sequence TTGGAACTTTACGAGTACAACGAACTGCAGAGTCGACTCGATGCGATCGTCGAGTTCGACGACATGTCAGGTGACGCCATGCTTGCGGCGCTCGTCGAGCAACTACGCCCCTACCTGCGGAACGTCATCGGGTCCACCATCGGCAAGGGCGGCGAAGGAAAGACCACCTTGGCCACCAACTTGGCCTACATGTTGGCTGAGGAACAAGCGAACCGCGACAGCCAAGGGAAGTCCGCCCTTCCGGTCCTCTACATGGAGATTGATGCCAACGGAGACGGAAGGACTGATCTGGGACTGGATGCAAAGGCCTTCAATGATCACGGGAAGGCCCTCCGTGATGCGATCACTAACGACGGCCCCTTGAAGGTCGTCAAGAACGTTCGGCCGTTCCTGGATGCAACGATCTCGGGTAGGCACTGCTCCGATATCGCCGGTCGCATCAACAAGCTCGCCGACACGCACGCCATCGCTGCCTATCTCCTGCTGGCTCTGCTTCTGGCGCAGATCTCCCACCTGTACCGGTGGATCGTGCTCGACTTCGCCCCGGGCGACAAAGCCATCCAGCGAGCCGGTCTGGCAGCATCCACCCATCTCGTCTCGCCCATTCACAACACGGACAATGCTGCTCTGAGGGGTCTGTCCACCGTCACACGGCTCATTCGCGCCAACCGGCGCCTCAACCCGGAGGCGCAGCTCACTGCGATCGTCTTCCTGGGTTTCCGAAAGGTCAAGGGCGAGCCGACCACGGAGCTGACCAACGTTCGTATCAAGATCGAGAAGTTGCTCACAGAGGCTGGCATGGATCCTGGACTGATTCTGGACGAGTACGTACGCGATGCCCGCTCCATCGCTACCTTGTGCCGCAACCACGGCCGCCCCGCCCGCGAGTTCGCACTGGCCGCCACCGGGCAACTCCGGGACGAAAACGGCGAGTTGGTTCCCCGGCCTCGGGACGAGAACGGTCGCTACGTGGATGCGCAGTCGTCCGTAAACCTCGCGGACGATTACTCGAAACTGGCACGAGGAGTGATCACCCGGGTGCGCCAGCGCAACGCCGAACTCCGTGAGAAGCAGATGCAGGGAGCGTCATGA
- a CDS encoding Fic family protein → MPGVEEQDLRTFAAYEPDLLRGRQLRLSAELAAEVAEADRLVRAFNDAAPTSPHLESLARFLLRSEAVASSRIEGVVASARAIAHLELMLATKAGDDQRTHRGISDSAREVVNNVLALRRAVTALSETEAVTVDDINGLQAALMVETEQDESSGFLRTVQNWVGGNAYGPHGAEYVPPTPDAVGPLMDDLAAFISEDHPLPLVQAALVHAQFETIHPYNDGNGRTGRALIHTALARQGLAVGHVLPISMSLLAHAREYIAGLNAFRYVGEPDSSAAAAGVDAWIRVFLAATRDAVAEARRFTDELSQMRRAWYAKLAHYREGQGLRGQPRKGAAVVRLMEQLPGVPIVTARATQSLLGISFVSASNALEELAGAGVVQVKEVERGTRAYLATDVLDLINGAERRLTYTKWDLPELDAWV, encoded by the coding sequence ATGCCTGGTGTGGAGGAGCAGGACCTCCGGACGTTCGCCGCGTACGAGCCGGATCTACTTCGGGGGCGCCAGCTCCGTCTGTCAGCCGAACTTGCTGCAGAGGTTGCCGAAGCGGACCGGCTGGTTCGTGCCTTCAACGACGCCGCGCCGACCAGTCCTCATCTGGAGTCTCTGGCCCGTTTCCTTCTCCGGTCGGAGGCTGTGGCGTCCTCGCGCATCGAAGGCGTGGTGGCTTCCGCCCGAGCAATCGCTCACCTTGAGTTGATGCTCGCGACCAAGGCCGGCGACGATCAGCGCACCCACCGCGGCATCAGCGACAGCGCACGCGAGGTTGTCAACAACGTTCTGGCCCTGCGTCGTGCCGTGACTGCGCTGTCCGAGACCGAGGCAGTGACGGTTGACGACATCAACGGCCTGCAAGCCGCCCTGATGGTGGAAACAGAGCAAGACGAGTCATCGGGGTTTCTTAGGACCGTTCAGAACTGGGTAGGAGGCAACGCTTACGGGCCGCACGGAGCGGAGTATGTGCCACCCACCCCTGACGCGGTAGGTCCTCTCATGGACGATCTCGCTGCCTTCATCTCTGAAGATCACCCGCTGCCTCTCGTCCAGGCCGCCCTCGTTCACGCGCAGTTCGAAACGATCCACCCCTACAACGATGGCAACGGTCGAACCGGTAGAGCGCTGATTCACACGGCACTCGCCAGGCAAGGCCTCGCGGTTGGACATGTCCTGCCGATCTCCATGTCTCTCTTGGCTCATGCTCGCGAGTACATCGCCGGCCTTAACGCGTTCCGTTACGTGGGTGAGCCCGACAGCTCCGCCGCGGCCGCTGGAGTTGATGCTTGGATCCGTGTGTTCCTGGCGGCTACCCGCGATGCCGTCGCAGAGGCTCGGCGCTTCACCGACGAGCTAAGCCAGATGCGGAGGGCCTGGTACGCGAAACTTGCCCACTACAGGGAGGGTCAGGGACTCCGTGGACAGCCTCGGAAGGGAGCCGCAGTTGTGCGGTTGATGGAGCAGCTCCCCGGCGTGCCGATTGTGACCGCTAGGGCTACGCAGTCCTTGCTCGGCATCTCCTTCGTCTCAGCCTCGAACGCCCTGGAGGAACTGGCTGGAGCCGGGGTCGTGCAGGTGAAGGAGGTTGAGCGAGGGACACGTGCCTACCTGGCCACCGACGTGCTGGACTTGATCAACGGTGCCGAGCGTCGGCTGACGTACACGAAGTGGGACCTTCCCGAGCTCGACGCGTGGGTGTGA
- a CDS encoding bifunctional DNA primase/polymerase has product MNGGLEVALRCAEWGWWVHPLLPGSKRPAGNCRRCRPPSAGARSPCGFPDAAGCACREAGRYCHGVRAATRERELIHRWWRGRDFGVGVAAGPSGLVVLDLDDHDRPPPEQALLLPGVDLTQHQDTDLGRVRSGVDVLELLCRVRRAGSLLDTPATLTVQTPSGGIHLWYRAGETSRYVQGAGRLGWQVDVRAGWSTAVAPGTVTAAGRYRMVGHQERPARLPRWVALELDRVGLRHRDVATGPPRRVRLPHPARESGMRDASAYAAAALRGELDAVASARAGRNDTINRAGFRLGQLVGAGLLEHDQVHQALTDAAAQAGVDPGEAKAQSTLRRALQAGMRSPRTIPSPGARS; this is encoded by the coding sequence GTGAACGGGGGACTGGAGGTGGCGCTGCGATGCGCTGAGTGGGGGTGGTGGGTGCACCCGCTGCTGCCTGGGTCGAAGCGTCCGGCGGGCAACTGCCGCCGGTGTCGGCCGCCGTCGGCCGGGGCGCGCTCGCCGTGCGGCTTCCCCGATGCGGCCGGGTGTGCGTGCCGTGAGGCCGGGCGGTACTGCCACGGAGTCCGGGCGGCGACGCGGGAGCGGGAGCTGATCCACCGCTGGTGGCGTGGCCGGGACTTCGGCGTCGGCGTGGCCGCGGGGCCGTCCGGTCTGGTGGTGCTCGACCTCGACGACCACGACCGTCCGCCGCCGGAGCAGGCGCTGTTGCTGCCGGGCGTGGACCTGACCCAGCACCAGGACACGGATTTGGGCCGGGTGCGGAGCGGGGTGGACGTGCTGGAGTTGCTGTGCCGGGTACGGCGCGCGGGCAGCTTGCTGGACACCCCGGCGACGCTGACCGTGCAGACCCCGTCCGGCGGGATCCACCTGTGGTACCGGGCCGGGGAGACGAGCCGGTACGTGCAGGGCGCGGGCCGGCTCGGCTGGCAGGTCGACGTACGGGCCGGCTGGTCCACCGCGGTCGCGCCCGGCACCGTCACCGCGGCCGGCCGCTACCGGATGGTCGGGCACCAGGAGCGGCCGGCACGGCTGCCGCGCTGGGTCGCGCTGGAGCTGGACCGCGTCGGGCTGCGCCACCGCGATGTGGCGACCGGCCCGCCCCGCCGAGTCCGGCTTCCCCATCCCGCCCGCGAGAGCGGTATGCGGGACGCCTCCGCGTACGCCGCCGCTGCGCTGCGCGGCGAACTCGATGCCGTGGCATCGGCCCGCGCCGGCCGCAACGACACGATCAACCGCGCCGGGTTCCGGCTCGGTCAGCTGGTCGGCGCCGGGCTGCTGGAGCACGACCAGGTTCACCAGGCGCTCACCGACGCCGCCGCACAGGCCGGGGTCGACCCCGGCGAGGCCAAAGCCCAGTCCACCCTCCGCCGCGCACTTCAGGCGGGCATGCGCTCGCCGCGCACCATCCCGAGCCCGGGAGCACGGTCATGA